CGGGCGGGGATGCGGCGGATCCCCACTAGCTGCCGGTCACCCGGCGGCAGACCTCCTGGTAGGCTTCCTCGACGCCGCCCAGGTCGCGGCGGAAGCGGTCCTTGTCCATCTTCTCGAGGGAGCCCTTCTGCCAGAAGCGGCACGTGTCGGG
Above is a genomic segment from Deltaproteobacteria bacterium containing:
- a CDS encoding phosphoribosylaminoimidazolesuccinocarboxamide synthase; translation: PDTCRFWQKGSLEKMDKDRFRRDLGGVEEAYQEVCRRVTGS